The genomic interval ataaatgttttactttgtaaATCCTGTTTGGCAGAGATCGCAGCTTGCCAACACCTTTGAGTCTTTCTCTCCTTGAGTTAGGGATTTCCAGTCACTCTTTCACTCAGTGAGAAACTTAATCctggtttaaatttttttttttttttttttttttaaacatgttaatGATGGTTTGGGGTTGTTAAGCTCTCCTTTCTTGGTATATGTTTCAGATCTTGTTAATTGATCTCTTTGGTCAAAATCTGTGAATACTGAACAATCTGTGGCAAAGGTCGCCTGTTTCTTCCACTTTGTTGCACTGCGTCTCTTCAAACAAATTTTATCTGTTACTCTTTGGCCAAAACATAGACTCTGTCCTCAGGAGTGACTCCAGTGTACCATCAGTGTGCGTCACCTTCACTCCTCCTGTTCTGCTCCTCCTCCAGGGCTGATCTGGTCCAGATATTCTTTGGTTATCATCCCGAAAAACTGGAACCTGTTTGCCGTCAACTTCTTTGTCGGTAGTGCCGGAGCTTCACAGCTTTACAGGATCTGGAGGTGTGTGAATTCAGAGTAAATGGAgcctctgtgattttatgatCACTGTTGGAAGTATTTTAAAGATTAGTTATAATAAGGAATGCAAGATAATTGCACAGTAGCCTCATGTAGAGTGTGTATTCCTGAATCACTGCTGATATGAAATCATGAAAGCAAGTTAATGTTTGACCCTAGTGCGCCctagctgcagtaaatgtatttatgtgtttgttttccaacATCAGCAAATTTGCTGAACTCCCTCAGGAGACCGAGTGGAAACATGCCGCTCAAAGAGTAAAACTATTACaatacagaatagaatagaatgcctttattgtcattatacaggatgtacaatgagattggatacTCTGAAGATTTGGAGTTAAACAACGTCAGAGAAACATCTTATGCCTAAGAATAATAAATATAGAGGAAATTTGAAATACTTGACATCTGCAGTACCGTCCAACGTTTTGAGCCCCGTCACTGTcactcaagaccactttaaaaacttaaaaggaggtctggctccttggaaacaaaatataaagtgaGAGGTGATTCAAGACTTTCGCACAGCAGTGTAGCAGTCATAACTGGTTTCTGGAGTTCAGTTGTACTGCACAAACTAGTTCTTCCATCAAGATGAGTTACTGCTAAATACTCACACCATTAACCGCCAGGTGTGAGAAACCAAAAGCTAACACTGGCCTGCTGAATGTGACCATTTAGATTAAATAAGATATACTAACAGCCACAAGAGATGGTGGGCATAAATGAGGCCATGAGGACTTCATGGGAACTTTTATAGCAATTgtgtaagtttaaaaaaataaaattgaggccGCTGGATGGAAGAGTTTTAGTTAACATAGCTTCTCAACACGTTCGCTTTAtacacaagagctgcagtttaagACCAGGAGGGGAGACACAAGCCAGCCTCAGGGGGATCCCAAGTTATTGTACTTTAGTGCCGGTGCCAAGCCTGGATAAATAGggggggttgcatcaggaaaggcctctggcataaaaatctgtgagccacatatttgatttggcaaccTGCTGTGGTGAGCTCTTGGGAAATAGGGGAACAGCCAACAGTACCGTTAGTGAACGTAACTCACTAGCAGAGTTTCAGACTGGTTTAGCACTGGGTTATATTGTCTCAGTCCACCGGTCAGCTGACTCATGTTCCTCCCACTCCTCTGTGGGGTTTccagctccagcttcctcccacagtccaagacATGTAagttagcttaattaatgactCTAAATCAGCTGTAGGTATCAATGGTTGTTtgactctgtgttagccctgtgatagactagtggcctgtccaggatgtaccctgtcACTCTCCtcatgatagctgggataggatcCAGCCCCGCATGACACTGACTTAGAAAAGcagtgaagaaaatggatggttgaaagagtggggaagaaaaaaacttttatgTAAGTCTTGGTAGTGCATGCTCACTTGTTCTAAGGTTGCAGCAAGCTTTGTTAGTAATATTTAAGAGACCAGATCTGGGGTTATAATGTGGGAGTGGCAGCTCAAAGCTGATGTAAAGTTTAATTAAGGAGGATCTGTTATCCTCATTTTCAGCTCTGTGCAACTCTGTGGCTCCGTGGTGAGGTGCTTaacacaaacccagcctcaggggATCCCAATCTAGTGTACTCCTAATGCTGATCACAAACCTGGGTAAACGGGAGGGTTCCAtgaggaagggcatccagcgtAAAATCAGTGCCAAATCAGCATGTGGATCCATCCACTGTAGCAGCTGCTTGggaaaataagggagcagctgaaaggacCATCTTCATTTGCATTCTGCAAGTCTACCAatgtagctttgcatgattccattattttattattaaatgtttttttttttgtttgattagtCCTTGAtacagcccctcagttcatcctctctGAAACAGTTTAGTTCCTGTTGCTTTAAGCCTCACACTTTCATCTGATTGGCCAGCTTCCTCAGCAGGTGTCTGAGCTCACTGGGATTATTTTTACAGACATtgttttaaatatgaaactggCCACATTTAACCTGGACATCCAGCAATTTAATATTTTGCACAAATAAAGTAAAGCAGCCCATGTAAACAATgttgtgttatttctttttaacaggTACGAACAGGATAAGAAGGCACAGGCTAAAGAGGCTGCGGAGTCCTGAGGGTTCTCCTGGTATCAGCTGCAGCGGACTAAAAGGGAGACTTCTTATCATCTCTACATCACACCATGTTGTCTCCATAACATCCATGCCATAATAACCATTGTTCTACCACATTAAGCCTGTTGTCCCTGTTGGAAATATGCACTTTTCCTTAAGTTTCAGATTTCCTCAGGGTGAATtgggagaagaaaaacaaactttttttttttttttttttttttttataactgtaGTCAACACATGCTCAAGAATTGTGGTCATAAACGCACAAATACTTGTTCAACACACATTCTGTGATTGTACAGTGTTTAATTTAACTTCATGCTTTATATCTCATGCACTAGCTGGGaagtttttgctttttccaTCATCATTTTTCAGGTGTAGCAATCAGTACCTCAAGCAGACCTTTCCCAAAAAACATGTAACTCTTGGACTTGTGTTGAACATGGTTTAAGGAATATTACCAGAAGAAATTAACTTAacctttttgatttatttataatttgatCACCGTGTACCTCTGAGATCATTAAATTGTTATTGATTACCATGTAATGATTCCTTCCATCTTAATGGCTTTAAATCTGTGTGAACTCAAATGCTGATTCATGAATCACTTGATTTAAAAAGTTTTCTTGTAGTCAAACTGTATAGGAAGACACTGTTATTTTCTAACTGTGTATCAGGAATTCTTACCTAATGCGACATATTTAACCTGTGAAGCCTTGTATTGATTGTCACCACAGAGTTAACCAGCAAAAACTGGTACTGACATGCTAACAGTTCTTTATTATCAAAATGTTGCTGTTCTGatggtgttttatatatatatatattttttttttgtgtaacaaTAATTATTTGATGTGTTCCCACAGATTAACCCCCCCCTGACTAATTTAGCAATAATTAGTGTTATCACTTAATTTGATGACTGTTTGAACAAATGGCACTTTTGAGGATTGATTGTTATGGCTCTGTGATGACTGTCTAATGCTAATAAATATGCTTAGATGCCGACAGTTGATTTAAAGTATGAGCATTGGGTAAGAATAACAGAGATCAACATTTTTCCACACTAACATAAGTTTCCTTGTCACACTCCTCTGGGAACAGCGGGGGGAGCTCTGGAGTCTGAGAAATTAAATATGATAAAGATGTCCTGTGTCCTGAGATGTTGGGAGCCACCATTCGTGGAGGCGTTCAGGGGCTGCTTGTTAACAAATATTTAATCTGCTGATcgcatggcagcagctcagcgcATTTAGGCACATTGACATAGTTGAGGTGACTTACTgtaattcaaactgagcatcagaatggggaagaaagttgatttaagtgactgaatgtggcattgttggtgccagacaggctggtctgaatatttcagaaactgcagatCTACTCAgatttttcccacacaaccatcttgagagtttacagaaaaaaaagaaaaaaatatacaagggaaaagcagcagttctcttattgatgccagaggacagagaagaatggccagactgcttgaAGGCAAtagctcaaataaccactcattacaaccaacgTATGCAGAAGAGCCTCcgaacatgtcaaaccttgaagcaaatggaccacactgggtgccactcctgtctaATAAGAACAGGATCTgcaaggaatgtttccagcaccttgtttaCTCTAACCTATTAAGGCAGCTCTGTAAGGAACCAGAACCAGCAAGGTGTACCCTAAAAAGTGGCCATATATGTGTCTGACTCACAGGCCAAAAATGATTAATCACCTGTTTTCATACTGTTACTCATACAAATCGTGTTTCAGACAAAACATTACCCAACTTGAACATTACCTTATTCCAGTTATATAGCAGTAGATATTTTTGTGAAACTCCAGCTTTAGAGTGCTACTTAAACCTAATAAACAATGATTTTATGTTTCACaatattaacatttattgaCTAATAATTAAGCAAATGACCCtctcttaattaaaaaaaaaagaaagaaaaacaccaacTCTACAAAGTTATTAGTAGCAAATGTCCTTCAAACACTTGATCACTCACTGAATCGTTCCTGAGTCAGCAGGAGGAGCTTTGATCTGCTCCACTTGTTTCTTCAGCTGCATATAGATGTGATCCAGTGTTATCAGTATAAACAGTTGTATCTTTTACTTCCACAATAGCAGCCCTGGCTGGAAGACGTAAGATTAAGCAGAATCTCCcccttctgtttacactgtGAACTACAAATCAGTTTCTAGCATCTGTAACAGCTATGGAGTCATCTGCTGAAagataaaactgaactaaattacATAAAGGTAACAAAGATGCACCACATCCACCTCAGACTAGATAGCATGTTGAGAGCCTCATgacctttgattttttttaaattcatttatgGACCAACCTGATATTTTTATCTCAACAGCTAGAAAAAGCTAAAGTCCTGTGTGGGCAACATTCAGTGACCTGAAAGAGGATTCAACAGCAAATAACCTGAGCCAGTTTTAGACCCACTTACCCACACAGATGTTGGCTTATCAGGCTGTCATATAGGTCAGTCAGATGGCTATGAGGCCCATTAATAGATGGATAGAACAAGCTCAACAAATCAAAGAGTGACATGTCAGTGAAGGTGTTAATGATACAGAACATCCTTCTAGCTTACAGCCATCAGATCATTTGTGGTAAATAATCTGAAGGAACCCTTTTTTGAATTGAAGCAGGAACAGAAGCAGTACTGACATTAACAATGTCTCTGTTCAAATTTGTGCACCACACACTTGCACACCTCAATCTAATAAGATGATAGGTGTTTTGTATTTACACCTTTGTCTTTCCTGCTACAGGTCAACATGCCTGCTGTGACACCAGAAGCTCCTTTCAGCTACTCTCTTATTCACAAGGAATCACCCCAGCAGGTAGCTCAACATATCTGAATTGGCAGGTTGGATGTGCATCTCGACAccaccccaaagggatttgtctGCTCCCTGGAGTGCACCAGGGATATTTTGTTTGTCAGGTGAGCATCTAACCGGTATTCTATGATGATCTGTTCATCTCAATATTAAACATTCAAATACTGTAAAGATAATATACTGGAAGGGCTTCCTTAAAGTTGTCAAAAACCAGAGCACAAACGATGGTTAACCAAAATTTTTATTCACAACCATAAACAGTGAGTCGGGTTTAGCGTTTTCCACCGACGCGAGGTGCGTTGACCTTCATGGGCTTGGCGATCTTGGGTTTCTGTGCAGCCTTAGCAGCGGCCTGCAAGAGAAAATCAATTAAAGTCTTGTACACTCAAAAACTTTCAATTAAGTTACTGAACAAACCAGTGAAGCCTGAAGAGCAAGCAGAAACTAAAAACTTGATTTCACATCTTATAAAAATGATGTTAAATTTACGACAAGCTGTACTACTTGTAAATATCTATGATTCACTAGATAAAAGTCTTACCTTTGCAGGTGGGGCGGCGGGCTTCTTGGCTGCCTGCTTTGCCTTCTTGGCCTCCTTGGCGGCtctgagagaagaaaagagaccAACATTAGTTCAAACCAACAGAAGTGACCAAAAAAGGAGGAATTCCCCCCTTCTCTGCGATATCATGGTTTATAGTGAAACATTATACATTCTCTAAAAGTGTCACATAGAGAAACAAGGAAAGAAAATCAAGGTACATCACATTTTCCATAGTATTTATTATGTTACGTTTCTggcctttttcttattttaactcAGGTATCGGTTGCACCTCAGGACTGTCTCAGTAttgtcatttgttttgtgtggttttcagtttttccactgCTCAGACTGTGAAAAACTATTTTGTCCCAGTGCATTTTAACTTGACTGGAATGACAAAGTAACCTTGACGTGAAATTGTTGAAtgtagcatttatttatttaattcccATTTTAAATAGTGACTGATGACATTCACAGGTTGATCGGatcagaaaataatttttaaaaaaaatcagtgtttaaaGGATCGGAAAGTCCGACGTTCAGAGACTTTTGTTGACACTGAATTAGTAATGTTAGAAATGTTCCTCTGACTAAACTATTTctgaaatgatgatgaaaatttCATTGTCCAGAATAAAAACGAAATAACGCAACACAGAATAAAGCTGCTGCAACATCCTGTTTCTCCCTCCATAAATACTGTTCTGTGTGTTATTCTACcttattattaaaacatttaaatgacagATATAACAATACCacaacagaaaatataaaatccTGTCCATCAAAACGATGAACGACAAAGTCTAACGCAAACTCCGGAACAGGTTCGTCCAAATTGGATTCCAAAAATATTCAAGGAATATTTTGAAGAATACACAGACATCAACTTTAAGAGCATAAGACAAAAGGGTCAGAGGGTACTTGGTCCCCTTACCTGATGGCCTGCTCCCTCTGGGCCTTGCGGACCTCAggcttctggttcctcttggcCATGATCTCAGCCAGGGAGGCCCCAGTGATGGCCCTCGTGAATTTCACTGCGCGGCGGGTACGCTTCTTTGTcacctcttcctgttaaaacaagcaaaacatttGTTTACTTGCATCCCAGTActcatgattttattttatttttataattatgCTCATCATGTCCACATGAACAACAAAAAGATCAGTAGCAAAATCTTAACCTGAAAGGAAATGCCTGTCGAAATATTTACTCCACACTGGTGGTTGGAGTCATAAATGAGACAATTGTTAAGTCTGTTTTAAAACAAGCTTCCAGGAATCGCCCTGAGGAATGACCCATTTTCTTTAGCACCTTAAAAGAGTCAAATCGGGATTCAAACAGATCCATATGTCCCGCCAACTCTGAAAAGTCTGTTTTCTGTGATTTCTGATATGTCACCGTCCATATGAACCATAATAGTCTAACAAGCAGGCACCATGAATACCTAAAAACTAAGATAAATTATGTAAACAACTTCCTACTTTGCCATACTACAGCAATGCTGATGAGTGAAAACCAGTTACAAGTTTTAATAACTCAACTTATTACAAGCAGAGACAAATTTCCCCACATTTCCATTTAAAACTggcaaaactaaaactgaatccTTAAACTGCTGTAACATGTAACATGATTACACATAATCCACCCACAGGTAGGGAGTGTCAGCAGAGTTTGTCGGAGAGTTTGGAGGCTGACCGATGATAACGTGTCTGCAAAGACGTCAAAGGCCAGTACTATGATCTCCAGATGTTCTGTGGCTGCAGGTGTGGAGTGAGCACTGCTGCTCAGCCTGCAAAACACAGTCCAGCAACAGCACATAACACGGACCAACACCGTGCACACCATTGACCCGCAGCCAGTCTCAAGTGTAAATGGAAACTTGAGTAAATATGTTAAAATCTAAATGTGAGTGCATCCATGATCACTACATGATGTGGCTTTCCacagttttacatttaattttatggCTGGAAGTTAAGATTTGTTTGCCAATTTCACAAGTGACCAAtatcagcacagaaactgcTGGACCCACAAagtctgcttttaaaaacagacaCTGCCCGCTATGGCTCCAAGTATGTCAATATGGATTTAAAGACAAAACAGTGGCTATATTTTCACTTCCACAGACATCTACCCATATACAGGGTTGTACTTACAGACTGGCCTTTCTTGTGCTTGCGTCTGTACAGCACAGTCCAGTTGATCTGTCTGGGGTTCCTCTTGGCCAGGAAGGCAGACTCACACTTGGCATTCAAAAACTGGAACACCTAACAACGACACAAAATTACCTAATGTTACTGTCTGTTATGTTGGAAACTCTGCACCCTCCTTCACCTATTTAATTAGACAATTAGGCCCTTTAGTCATCCAGTATTCGGCTACAAACTGACTATGGACGCAGATCAGGGTCTGTTATACATGAAATGACTGAATCTATAGCATATGCCGTATTGTGGGATTATTTTGCTTTTCCACTGTGTTAATTTGAGAGCTTCATGTACTATATGATCGTGattataaataaagaataacttTTAGCACAGAGCCATATTCTGGGTACAGGTACATACTGATGCACCTTATATTTTCTTCTCCATGTACTGCACAATGAAATATCACTTTATTTAAAACCCCAGTAGGCTCTTTTGGCACAAttcagtcaaca from Archocentrus centrarchus isolate MPI-CPG fArcCen1 chromosome 21, fArcCen1, whole genome shotgun sequence carries:
- the rpl24 gene encoding large ribosomal subunit protein eL24, with translation MKVELCSFSGYKIYPGHGRRYARIDGKVFQFLNAKCESAFLAKRNPRQINWTVLYRRKHKKGQSEEVTKKRTRRAVKFTRAITGASLAEIMAKRNQKPEVRKAQREQAIRAAKEAKKAKQAAKKPAAPPAKAAAKAAQKPKIAKPMKVNAPRVGGKR